The DNA segment AGCCCGTCGCGCTCGACGCGCTGGTGCAGGACGTCCGCTCGCTGCTCGAGGCGTCGGGGCCGCGCGGCATCACCATCGCCGTCGAGTTCACGCCGGATCTCCCGCCGGTGCCCGGCGACCCGGCGCAGTTGCGGCAGGTGGTCCTGAATCTCCTCACCAACGCCGCCGACGCCATGCGCGCGCGAGGTGGAACCCTGCACGTGGCCGGTGGGACCTGCGACGTGCCGGCCGGCGCTCCCGAGACGAAACCGCAGGGCGGCGCCGAGGGCCTCGCGCCGGGCGAGTACGTGTGGCTCGAGGTACGCGACGAGGGCGACGGCATGGATGCCGAGACGCTGGCGCGCGCGTTCGATCCGTTCTTCACCACCAAGCCCGGCGGCCGCGGGCTCGGTCTGCCGGCCACACAGGGCATCGTCCGCAGCTACGGCGGACGCATCGCCGTGACCAGCCAGCCGGCATCCGGCACGACGGTCACGCTGCGCCTCCCGACGGCGCCACGGCCGGCCGAACGGTCCATCGCCGTACCGGCAGCCGGTCCTCCCGGTCCGGCCGGTCCCATCGACACGACGGGCCCCTGGCACGTCCTGGTGGTGGATGACGAACGGCTGGTGCGCGACGTGGCGCGCGTGGCGCTTGGACGGGCGGGTCACACGGTGACCGAGGTCGCGACGGGCGAGGACGCCGTCACCGCGTTCACGGCCGCACCGGAGACCTTCAGCATCGTGCTGCTCGACCTGACGCTGCCGGGCATCCAGGGCAGGGCCGTCCTCCAGGCGATGCGTGAGGTCAAGCCAGACCTGCCCATCGTGGTGACCAGCGGGTTCTCGGCAGAAGAGGCCAGCGATCTCACGGCCGGACCGTGTACGGTCTTCCTGCAGAAGCCATGGCGGCCCGACCAGATGATCAGCTGCGTCACCGTGCTGCTCGCGCGGACACACCAGGCCGTGAGCTGTCCATGACGACATCGGGACTGACCCTGCGTGCTACGATCGCCCGGTGGGCGCCTCGTCCCGGCGCTGCCCTTCCGACAGCATGAGCACCGTTGCCCCCCTGCACATCGTCCGCCCGCGCCAACCGAAGCCCGAGTGGCTCAAGGTGAAGGCCCCGGGGTCGGAGAACTACCTCCGGCTCACGAAGTTGATGCGGGGACTCGGGCTCAACACGGTGTGCGAAGAGGCGCGCTGTCCGAACATCGGCGAGTGCTGGCACCACGGCACGGCGACGTTCATGATCCTCGGCGACGTCTGCACGCGTGCGTGCGGATACTGCGCCGTGGCGCACGGCAAGCCGGCGACGCTCGACCTCGACGAACCGCGCCGCGTGGCCGATGCCGTCCGGGTACTCGGGCTGAACTACGTGGTGATCACGTCGGTCGATCGCGACGATCTCCCCGACGGCGGTTCGAGCCTTTTCGCCGAGACCATCGCACGCACGCGTGAGCTGTCGCCCGCCTGCCGCATCGAGGTCCTGATTCCCGATTTCCAGGGCAAGGCCGATCAATTGCAGATCGTGCTCGACGCGCGGCCGGACGTGCTCAATCACAACACCGAGACTGTGCCGCGGCTCTATCGCAAGGCCCGCAGTGGCGGGCGCTATCCGCGCACCCTCGAACTGCTGCAGCGCTCGAAGGCGTACGCGCCCGGCATCCCCACCAAGACGGGCCTGATGGTGGGACTCGGCGAGGAGAAGTCGGAACTCGTCGCGGTGTTCCGCGATCTGCGCGAGGTGGGCGTGGACATCCTGACGATCGGCCAGTACCTGCGTCCGACCGAGTCGCACCTGGAGATGATCCGGTACTACACGCCCGATGAGTTCCGTGAACTGAAGGCGATCGCGCTCGATCTGGGCTTCGGCCACGTCGAGTCTGGTCCGCTCGTGCGCAGTTCCTACCACGCCCACGAACAGGCTGACAGCCTCGCAACCGGCTGCCGGTAGGGCCGATCGGCTCCCGGTGCTACGATCGGGCGCATGTCTCGACTCCTCACGCTCTGCGCCACGGCCGGACTCGGCCTGCTGGCGATGGCGGCCCAGGGTCAGGCCCCTGCACCGGCGCCGGCACAGCCCGCGCCGCAGTACTCCGCGAACCTGAAGGTCGGCGATCCTGCGCCGCCCTTCTCGCTGCGGGGCTCCGACGGCAAGACGCACGCGCTGTCGGCGTACAAGGGCAGGACCGTGGTGCTCGCCTGGTTCCCCAAGGCCTTCACCGGCGGTTGAACGGCCGAATGCAAGTCGCTCGGTGCGAGCGACACGATCCTGAAGACCTACGACGTGACCCTGTTCATGGCGAGTGTCGACGACCTCGACACCAACACCCGTTTCGCGACCGAGCACGCGGCACCGTTCCCGATCCTCGCCGATCCCGACAAGGGCGTGGCGAAGGCGTACGGCGTGATTCGCCTCGACCGTCCGCCCGAACAGCAGTTCGCGGCGCGATGGACGTTCTACATCGGGCCAGACGGCATCATCCGCGACATCGACAAGAACCCGACGACGGGGACGGCTGGCGAGGTGATGGTGAAGAAGCTCGACGAGCTCGGTGTTCGCAAACGCTGACGCGACGGGACCCGCGTGACGGCCGCCCTGCCCGGTGACGCCGTCACGCTCGGTGCGGCGGCGCTGCTGATCGGCCTGTCGAAGGGCGGCATCGGCGGCCCGCTGCCCACCATGCTCGCGACGCTGATGATCAGTCAGCGCACGAGCGTGGCCACGGCCGTGGCGGTCGCCGTCCCGATGCTGATGGTCGGCGACGCCTTCGCGCTCTACAGCTACTGGGGTACGTGGCATCGGAAGCACTCGTGGGCGCTGTTCCCGGGTGGGGCCGTGGGTGTGGCGATCGGGCTCTTCCTGCTGCGGGGGCTACCCGATCGGTCATTGCGCATCGGGCTTGGCGTGGCGGGGCTCGTCGTGACCGGCTACAAGATCTTCAGCCGGTGGCGTGGCCCTGAGCATCATCGGCATCGCGCCTGGCACGGACCCTTCGCGGGTCTGCTGTCCGGTATGGCGTCTGCGATGCTCAACGCCGGCGGGCCGCCGATCACGTCCTACCTGTTGCTGCAACCGATCACGCCAACCGTGTTCATGGGCACGAACACGCTGTTCTTCGCCGTGATCAATTTCCTCAAGTTGCCGGGGTCGCTCGCCGTCGGCGTCGTGCGTCCGGCATCGCTCGCATGGTCGCTGGCGTTCTGTCCGCTTGTCGCGATCGGGGTGTTCATCGGCCGCTACACGATCGCCCGCATCCGCCCGGACGTCTTCGATCATCTGATGACCGTCATCCTCGTTGTGGCGTGCCTGTGGTTGATTGCAACGTGACCAGACGGCCGGGCCCGGAGGGCCGGCCCTACCGATTGTGTCGACAGGTAGGGTCTGCCCTCCGGGCCCGACAGCGGTCGAACTGGCCGCACGTGCTCAGAGGAAATAGCCGCCGAAGAAGGCCGATGTCGCCCGGATGAGAGACACGTTCGCGGCGAGCAGCACGAGACACCACGCCGCAACCATCACGCGCGCGAGCATCGGCGCGCGACGCTCGACTCGCGCGCAGGCGGCGGCGAGGACCAGCGCGGGGGCCGCGACGAGCGGCATCCAGTGCCGGCCCTGGTTGTTGTGCTCGGGCCCGATCGACATCGCGACAACGGCCATGATGGCGGCATACGTGACGACCAGCACCGTCCAGAACACCAGTGTCGTCATTCGCTCTGGCGAGGCAACCGGAGCCGCGCGCCGGTCTGCGAGCGGAATGGCAGACAGGCCCGTCAGCCACGCGAGCGCGGTGTAGTACGCGCCGGGCAGCGGGATCTCGAGCCAGCCCCACATGCCCCAGAAGCTCTGCACGGTCAGCC comes from the Acidobacteriota bacterium genome and includes:
- a CDS encoding redoxin domain-containing protein — its product is MAAQGQAPAPAPAQPAPQYSANLKVGDPAPPFSLRGSDGKTHALSAYKGRTVVLAWFPKAFTGGUTAECKSLGASDTILKTYDVTLFMASVDDLDTNTRFATEHAAPFPILADPDKGVAKAYGVIRLDRPPEQQFAARWTFYIGPDGIIRDIDKNPTTGTAGEVMVKKLDELGVRKR
- a CDS encoding sulfite exporter TauE/SafE family protein; its protein translation is MTAALPGDAVTLGAAALLIGLSKGGIGGPLPTMLATLMISQRTSVATAVAVAVPMLMVGDAFALYSYWGTWHRKHSWALFPGGAVGVAIGLFLLRGLPDRSLRIGLGVAGLVVTGYKIFSRWRGPEHHRHRAWHGPFAGLLSGMASAMLNAGGPPITSYLLLQPITPTVFMGTNTLFFAVINFLKLPGSLAVGVVRPASLAWSLAFCPLVAIGVFIGRYTIARIRPDVFDHLMTVILVVACLWLIAT
- the lipA gene encoding lipoyl synthase encodes the protein MSTVAPLHIVRPRQPKPEWLKVKAPGSENYLRLTKLMRGLGLNTVCEEARCPNIGECWHHGTATFMILGDVCTRACGYCAVAHGKPATLDLDEPRRVADAVRVLGLNYVVITSVDRDDLPDGGSSLFAETIARTRELSPACRIEVLIPDFQGKADQLQIVLDARPDVLNHNTETVPRLYRKARSGGRYPRTLELLQRSKAYAPGIPTKTGLMVGLGEEKSELVAVFRDLREVGVDILTIGQYLRPTESHLEMIRYYTPDEFRELKAIALDLGFGHVESGPLVRSSYHAHEQADSLATGCR